One Paraburkholderia sp. IMGN_8 DNA window includes the following coding sequences:
- a CDS encoding LysR family transcriptional regulator, whose translation MDRLTSMAVFVKTADSGSFAAAALAFGISSQMAGKHVSTLEERVGARLLNRTTRRQSLTEIGQIFYERCKALLADVEAAESVAQDLSSSPRGRLRITAPVTFGACCLAPLITRYLKANPEVRVELSLTDRFVDLIDEGYEAAIRLGALPDSSLIARPLMPYRLVACAAPAYLAECGVPQTPQALADHECLSFVYTALPVDTEWRFSDAHGEQAVPISGRFQANDMKALQAAALNGGGVILGPEVAVKDDLAAGRLVRVLADYEAPARPMHLVFPASRATPKLRAFIDQVVAEFGPGSV comes from the coding sequence ATGGACCGTTTGACCAGCATGGCTGTGTTCGTGAAAACCGCCGATAGCGGCTCATTCGCCGCGGCGGCGCTCGCGTTCGGCATCTCGTCACAGATGGCGGGCAAGCATGTGAGCACGCTGGAAGAGCGCGTCGGCGCGCGCTTGCTGAACCGCACGACGCGGCGCCAGAGTCTCACCGAGATCGGCCAGATCTTCTACGAGCGCTGCAAGGCGTTACTCGCCGATGTGGAAGCTGCCGAGTCGGTCGCGCAGGATCTGTCGTCGTCGCCGCGCGGCCGCTTGCGCATCACGGCGCCGGTCACGTTCGGCGCCTGCTGCCTTGCGCCGTTGATTACGCGCTATCTGAAGGCCAATCCCGAGGTGCGGGTCGAGTTGTCGCTGACCGACCGCTTTGTCGATCTGATCGATGAGGGGTATGAGGCCGCGATTCGTCTGGGCGCGTTGCCGGATTCGTCGCTGATCGCGCGGCCGCTGATGCCCTATCGGCTGGTGGCATGCGCGGCGCCCGCTTATCTGGCCGAGTGCGGCGTGCCGCAAACGCCGCAGGCGCTCGCGGACCACGAGTGTCTGAGCTTTGTCTATACGGCGTTGCCGGTCGACACCGAATGGCGTTTCAGCGACGCGCACGGCGAGCAGGCCGTGCCGATCTCCGGCCGTTTTCAGGCCAACGATATGAAGGCGTTGCAAGCCGCCGCGCTCAACGGCGGCGGCGTAATTCTCGGGCCCGAGGTGGCCGTCAAGGACGACCTCGCCGCAGGCCGGCTGGTGCGTGTGCTCGCCGACTACGAGGCGCCCGCGCGGCCCATGCATCTGGTGTTTCCGGCGAGCCGCGCCACGCCGAAGTTGCGCGCGTTCATCGATCAGGTCGTGGCTGAGTTCGGGCCGGGTAGCGTGTAA